Within Spinacia oleracea cultivar Varoflay chromosome 4, BTI_SOV_V1, whole genome shotgun sequence, the genomic segment AATTTAAATCAGAAATTTTAAAGTATAAACAATACCCATTACATTTGAACACATTCGCAGAATATTAAACGATGATTTTTACAGAAATTTGTGCAATGCAAATGAAATCCTCTACAAAAATAATccaaaatgacaaaaaaaaataccCAGCAATATAATTAAAAAGTACTGAAAAGTAAATCAAACCTATGCAAATTAATCTCCATTaccaaattcaattaaatagaAAACCCCAGAAATTTAATTGAAGACTATTGCAAAAATTCGTGAATTTTTATATCAAATCACCTACCAAATTGATTCTAAAAGAAATCCCACATGATCAGATGAAGAAATTGCAAATCATATAGCTAAGATCTAAGTGAAGAATTCAAAAAAAGGAGGTAGAGAAGGGATGGATGTTGTTACTGACCCTGTACTGAACCATTTTGGCGGAGTCTCGTCACTGAAAGGTTTAAGCGCggaatttgaagaagaaaattagggttttcttaAGGTTATATATCAAGTATTTTGGTGATCAAAGTTCGGGCAGGCCCGGTCACCGCCCGGACCAGCTTTAACGCAAAAAAGCATACCCAAATCTGTTGCGGGCTTTTTGGGCCGGGTTCGGGTTTTAGTCTAAAAATGATCGGTAATACTAGACCCTATTGTACTGGACCTGTATATTGGAATGGGCTTTTTTTAGTCTAACGGCTTTGTTGTTGTAACTAGTTAGTAGCCCGGGTGTGCAtatagtttaatttttttttcttttttttttttacgcacCAAAGGAGAACTTGTATTACTAGCATAGCCCGCTAAATGCAAAATAtagtttaagttttttttttcttattcatttcaaattcacttatAAATTTATGTATGTATACATTGAAAGAATAATACGAAGTTAATTATATAtgcaattgaaaaataaaactgGTTAATCAACAATCGATAAACTAAAATTTtaagtaatttaaattatttgcGTAAAACTTTATTTGATTAGCTAAAGGAAAGCAAATCATTTTTTTCCTACGTATAATTTGATTAcaggaattaatttatttattttatcataCGGGGTAATTGTTATTCAAGTACATAAATGTGAGCATTAAAATGTGGGCATTAAAGTTTTATACATTCATAACTCATAAGAATGTTTTTTCtcgtttttaataattttagagtcATAAGTTGTATTGTTGGAGTGATGAATAAAACTTTGCGTTAACATAGTAGAGGTAAGGAGTTCAAGGATAAATATCAACAACCATGTCACTTGTTAAGTCATCGCGACACATGGAGAGATGCAAGGGTATGTGAGTTGATCTACCCGTTTCGACCTTGTATTTATggcggattttttttttaagataaaAGTATAGAGATGGCAAACGGGTTGGAACCGTGTTTGGTTTAGGTTGTTTGTGTAAGAGGATATTGGGCTAAAGATTAGTTCGGGTTGATTTCGAATTTAGACTGACTCGATTTATGTCGGATCAAATTTGGGTACGTTTTCAATACTCTGTATATTTCGTACTTTTTATAACAAAGTAACCATCTGTAAACACATTTGTTGTCGGAGCAATTCgattcgggtcgggttcgagtATCGTAATTGTCATATGAAATACTTTTAGTCGCATAAAAATGGTGGGAATCTCATTAGACTATTAGAGCATaaaatttgatttttgatttataTAAAAAGTTTGGAAGCCTATAAAGTGACATGTAATTCATTATTTAGAGTTTAGACACCTGACAATCTAACATGCGTTAATCTCACCGATTTATTCTTTCGTTGATACTAAACCATTCTCGCCTAACTCGAACTTTCTTCACTTAAAGGTTTAAGATGCAAGCGTTTTGTTGAGAAATGATTAAATGAAGTTTAATTTAAACACTAAATCGTGGGCGGGGGAGAGGGAATGTGAGCGGGGTGACCACACAGGGCcctaatttaaatttttaattattatgtcGCCTAAATCTTATAAAGAATCTTTCTTTGTTCAGTGGATAAACATTAAATCAATTGTAGCAAAGGCGTAGGTTAATCCCCGTCAGTAGTTTTACTCCATGACTtacttttcttccctttttcaATAAATTCCTCATTCTTCGCTTCCAATAATTCTCAACTTCTATTTCTAAATTTCAAGTCTCTATACCAATAAATTCATAGTCTCTTTCTAATAATATAAATCTGAGATTTTAAAGtgttttttctattttattttttctattttattttatttcattctttCAAATAATTTATTCAGTTTTTGTGTGTTTGACTTTTTGTACTATTAATATTGATGAATATTTTTAAATACAAGTacgaaaaaagaaaataatacgaACTATGTCAATAGAGAAAATGGGGTTTTAAATGCCAGTAACGTACACCACTAAGGAAATACCAATGAAAATAAAAGTGATGCTTTAATTATTTGAGTTAAATAACTTCAAAGAGATGTTTGTATCATATCCCCTCGAAAAAAAAGTAATGCTTATATGGTGAAAAAGTCCTCAATTGTGTGAGATCGCACAGGGCTCCCGATATATTTGTCACGCACCTGCACTAAATCTATTGTACGTTGTTAATACTCTGTATATTTCGTACTTTTTATGATAAAGCAATTATCTGTAAACATATTTATTGTCTGGGCAATTCGGTTCTTGCCGAGTATTATCCGTTTGGGTCCCTTCAAGGgatactcccttcgtattttattaggagttaCACTTATCATTTCCGGCCATATTTTATTGGTAAGTTTTCTACAACTCACGCTTTATTAATTCAATACTTCGTATATCTCAATTTCCTATGGGCCCATCACTACAATAAACTCTCTCTGCTCTAACTAAAATATTTTCCCATCACCATTTCTCTATTTGTTTATTACTTCCTCCCCaccttatttattatttatattacatTCAACTCTCctttcttaatatttgtgccggTCAACATGTAACTTCTAATAaaatacggagagagtataTTTTGACATTTCCgggtagagtttgagatttggCTTGGGTATGGGTCTGATTTTTCAAGTCTAAAAATTATATGCCCAAACCCGATGAAATGGCGaaatatataaacatttatTAAGTCAAAGTGTGCTACGAAAATGGCTAAGTAAGAAAACTTGTAAGCAAAAGTGTTTGGAAAggtttttgtattgtttgagaGTGTTTACAATTTGTTGGCTGAATGGCACAGCCTATTTATAGGCACCCAAGTCCCTACAGCCTTCTACTCTAGAACATTCTACCATATTCTTTACAAAGAAGTGCCTACACGATTCTAGATTATTTTCACCTCCAACTCTCCAAAGGAACTTCCTATACAAGGTAgtaaatagtaaaaaaaaaaaaaaattatatgttttttGTTAAATAGGTAGTTAGTGAGGGTAAGAGGAGTAACATGACTACAGACGCACATGGTTATCCTAATATCATAATTTAAGACATGTATATCGAGAAGTTAATTGAGCGGCTGATTATGTAGCATCCCTTGGTCATCACATTACAAACCACTTAGATGTTGATCCTTTTATAGGTaacacattttcttattttattttcttagaTAAGTTAAGATATAGTCTTAAGAGAAGACTATCCTAACTTTTATTtatctttccttttttttaaaaaaatggttaTCCTAATATGACACAAGCCCGTTAAAAGCCCGAAGACACTAGTGGGTCGTACATAAAGATGGATGTGGGTCGGGCCGGCCcgaagcccgacccgacccgacacgaaaaaagcacggctcggcacgagcacgcaaaaagcacggcccggcaCGAGCACGCAAAAAGCACGACCCGACACGGGCACGAATTCGTGGGCCGTGAGCCttaaatttttggaaaaagcacgacaagacaCGACACGACTCGACCCGTCACGACAAAACACGTTAAATTTAGTCAAATTAGCCTTGGGCACGACGGACCGGCCCGACCCGGCACGAAAGCACGTGGGCTTGGGTCGGACCTGGGCCTTGTTTTTACTTTTCGGCCCGGCACGACACGAAACATCGTGGGCCTGACATGGGCCCGGCCCGGTTAGATCACGACTCGCGGGCTCGGCACGAAGCCCGACCCGGCCCAACCCACAACCACCTTTAGTCGTACATAGACAACGTTTTAGAAATTTGGCATTGATAGCCCAACTGCCCCCAAGTGattaaaattttcatttattgtaCTCAGCCCACAAATAAAGTCGGTCCACAATTATATTGCAAAGGCCTAAACCGTGTAAGCATAAATTCATCTTCCTTCCCCTCTCTCTTTGAACCCCCTTGTTTAATTAGAACCTTGGTTTCCCCATGGAAATGCTAATTGCAAGCTCATCAAGCTTAATTATACTTCAATTAGAATCAAACAATCTCTTCTTAGATATAAGTCGAATCGTTTGAACTGAAATCAACCGCCTTCTTCAAATTTTGATTACGAAATCATCTTCTGAACTCTGAACTAAAATCAATCAGTTCAGTATTTCATCGTATTACAGCTTTGGTTGAAATGAAATCGAATTTGATTTTCTGAGTTGCAGACTTGCTTGCAGAGCTTCATTTCGCCGAAATCATCATTGATCTTTGTTTGAACTGAAATCGACCTCGAAATCGACGGATTTCTTCAAATTTGATTATGAAATCATCATCTGAACTGAAAATCAATTTCTTTATTATTACAGCTGCTGTTGAAAATGTTGATTTCTGAGTTTCAGCTTCGTTTGCGCCGAAATCGCCATTGATGTGCTGATGTGCAACCATTGGATCATCCTGTTCTTCAGTTCTTCTGATCGAAGttaggtaatttttttttctctttgtttaCATTTTTAATAATACTAAATTAAGTACTCCGTACTAATTATGCTAATAGTGGTTAGTTGCCTGCTAATATGATAGTGTTAGGAATGGTGTATCATTTTCACCGTCTTTCATGATCAAGGATAAACTTGAGCAATTCACATTTCTGATTTCTGCCACGTTTTATTACACTCCCTCCATTATTTTATTACTGGGGTTTATGTACGTGTGTGTGACATTTTATACTGTTGTCACATAACTTAAGTAAATAATGGACAAAGAATTCATTAGATTTTTTATGAAGTATTAAAGTATTAAGCGTGGTCACATTGACGATCTCTTGTGTCGATTTAGGTTAGTCGATCCTAAATTATTTTGGAACTAAGACTTTATTGTTGTTGTATTAAAGTATGAAGCGTGGTTAGTGGAATCATTTTATATTGTGAGAGAAGGGGCGATGTGAGTTTGAGAGAAGTGAATGGGTTATGGTAATTGACTCATGGTCTATGGTAGGTGAAGTAAAAATGTTTAAGTATTAGTGGATCATTAATAAGCGAGTGTGTCAATTATTCTGAAATGAccgaaaaaagaaagtgtgtTACTTATTATGAAAtgaaaaaactaaaaatattacatccgtactccctccgtcccggaatacttgacctgttttccttatcgggccgttccttaatacttgacctgtttctaaaaatggaaatattctaacaatattatattatttctcactccacccctattaacccacctaccccctactccatacaaaaaataattaaaaattcaacccctactctcccccaaccccacctcttaacccacctcccactaactacattaaaataataccccactatcaactactacctactaaattaaataagtcaattcaagttccttaaactctgtgccggtcaaaccgggtcgagtattccgggacggagggagtataattttaTAAATGTTCTTATAGTGTATGCCTTTGTTTAgataaatggaaatattctaaattTTTGGTTTGAAATGATATTTTCCTAGGAATAAATgaactaatttttttaattaaaaaatttaataagTTAATAAGGATGTAATATGCATTTTATATGAaacaccaaaaccaattaaaGAGCTCATAATTGagttatagaatagagattgtaactttttgacttttttattattttatatatcgATTTTGACCATTTTTAAAGCTAACGTGTTAATGCACGTTTTTAAAATACTACTCGATGACTCGATCCGTaacattttctttcaaaatgtTGTAATAATAAAGAACGGGGGAAACATTGACCACAACCACAATTAATTTTCTCTATCATTCGTCTAATCAACGTTTCTTTTATCTGCTTTTTGACTTAATTAGTTAATGAGATGTGTATAGTGAGTTAGTGTGTTAAGTTTGATTAAAAGAGATCCATGTGCAATAAAACTAGTGGACTACAATCATGTAAGACATCTCACGATTCTCATCCGGAGATTAATACTCCATGAAACAATAATTCATAGCCAAACACTAGTCATTTAAAAATCATTTATTGATCATTAATTTATCATCTTGTGTGCAACTGTGCAAGTTGCAACTGATGCCAGGAAAGAGAGAGCAACTCTAGTCAACACATGCATTCATATGATTATCAATCTTCCTTAAGTTAAGTTATCTACTTGTCGGCTTGTCGCATTAGGCAGGCTTATCAGATCATGGAAACATGTGCACGATGTTTACTCTGTGCACCAAAAATACACAAGTATATGTGTAAAAGAACATGACATAATGATAAATGAGCACGAGATGTGTTCTCTTTTGTAGCAAAGGTTTAAGATATGGAGTATAACATACCTTGTGTTCTTTGTCACAATGTCATGTTGTAATATACAAAGTACATTTGTCTTCTTTCGGTACACAATGATCATCGTGCACATGACGTTCTGTACTCTGCATATAGTTAAGTAAGGGAATATCAAAACACGATTATATATAAACCATTTCTGTATTAGAAAATCTAACAATTCCTTCCTTACATCCTAAAATAGGATATGTGATTGTCAATCCTAGACAAAGGGTGTATTTTATTGTAGGAAATTGATTGATAGACTTCAGCCTTCCGTTTCGGGTAAAGAAGACTTTGACGCAGCATATTCTTAATTCGTGCTCGCAGCTGTCAGCATTCAAGGTGATGTACTCTTGTTTAGTACTCCTAAAacaaagccatataataaacactTTTTGTTAAGTTGCAAAACTCACAATAATGTTGGGAAAAGTACTGCTAAATGTTATTGTTGCTCTACTATGGCCAATACTAGCTTTATTCGCCGTTCAACAAGTATTTGGGGGATCAGCAGCTGTTTCGCAGATAGCCCTTCCGAATTGCCCTGAAAAATGTGGCAACATTACGGTCCCTTACCCATTCGGTATTGGGGATGAATGTCACTATGGCACCCCTTTTGATGATGGTAGATACTTCAACCTTAGTTGTAACAATAGTGTCGATCCCCCAATCCTAGCTTTAGGGAACAAGGTAGAAATAGTTAACATAACTTTGAAGGGTGAACTCTTGGTATATTACCCCATTTCATACCGTTGTTATCAGTCTAATACGACTGTCCCTTCTGCTGAGTATGAAGCCTTCATACGTACAAGAAAGTTCCCTCTTTCAACAACCCGAAATATTATTGGTGCCATTGGTTGTGATACTTTTGTTACACTGAATGGTACAATGAACAACAAGAGACAGTTTCGTTCTGGGTGCATGACGGTGTGCGCTGCATCAGAAGATGTTGATACTAGAACGTGTTCTGGCATCGGGTGTTGCCTGGTTTCTATCCCAGATGGAGTAACAAATGCCGATTTAATATTTAGAAGTCTCGATGATCAGAAGTTAGTGAAGGATTTCAACCCGTGTAGTGTTGCGTTTGTGTTGTCAAAGGATCATGCTGCAGACGATGTACTTCCGTACTCTATTAAACAGATTCTAACCCAAGATGAAACGTATTACCGGAATTTGAGGTTTCCGGTTGTCTTTTATTGGCCAGTTGGAAACGTAACTTGTGAAACAGCGCGAAAAACTGGGGAGTACCTGTGCAAGGGAAACAGCACGTGTGATGACAAGCTTTACCAGGAAGGTTACCGCTGCCAATGCAACCCAGGGTTCGAGGGTAACCCTTACCTTCATGATTGTCAAGGTATTCTCCACAATTTTATTCTTGTATACTTCTTTAAATTACTGCATAAGACTTTGAACAGATACTCCTTCCGTCCTTTAACGTTATCCCCATTACATTTTACCATGAATTTTCATTAACAtataagaaataatatagtcatgttggggtcttgttagattcggttcaatgtatgtttttagaatatcaacttttaaagATATTTATGCTCGTAGAATTGGAGATATTTACGTGAACAGTCAAATTGAGCAAAAGGACAGAGGGGGTAGACTATAAGGTTTCTTGTCCATTTTATTTGCATTTGGAAACATATAGAAGCTCAGCCTAACTAATATCCTATAACGTTTACTCGTTGATAGTTCACCCTGTCCCCTCTAATACATGAATGGTCAActctagacctggttattggataGAGTACTCCAATGGGTATAGgattagggtcaagttaataggacTTTTATTAGGCAGGGCTCTTAATGGACATGTCCTTTATTGGACatggtcattatagggtcaaacttataccaCAATAATCTTGAAAACTAAagtagtaatgatacaaaaaattatgtGTATCCTTCGTAttcacttgtacttgcacacgactcatttgtttttcatttttcattgctcgtttattgatgCGCCCACTAACGACCCGttattgacccgcgacccgcttttgaaccgcccattatcgacccgccAAAAATGACACTTTCATTAcccgacccgcttttgacccgcaccgaccctaaCCCGACCTtcccgataaccaggtctagtcaACCCTGGTGAGTCTCGCGACTCTTGCCCGTCAAGAAAGTAAGCCGGGCCAGGGCCTTGGAAGGGGTAGACCTTTGAAGTTAAAACAAAGAATAGCAGTAGGCCATTAGAACTAGTATCATTACTTCACAAATGAATGATATCATGATCAATATTTACATGTATTCAGATATTGATGAATGTGCGGATGGAAACCAGAATTCGTGTAAGAAACCAGCACTCTGCGTCAACACTCGTGGAAGTCATAATTGCAAATGTCCAAAAGGCTACAGCGGGAAAGGCACACTGAGTGATCCTTGTATTCCTGATCTGAATGCTGCTCAACGAGGTGGCTACAAGTTGCTAGTAGGTAAGCCTAAGTCCATTAGTATTTtcttaaatgtgtataatttttattattattcccCTAAAAAGACATAAAAAGCGTTGTACTCTGACTCTCTGAGGCTAGTTGAGACCTTATTTCTAtatgatttttattattattcccTTAGTATCTAATTAATTGCTATACCGTGTTTAAGGATCAGAGACTCAGAGAGTATAAAGAAATACTGCTGTTATTTAACAGAATGCAAAGTCATTCCTGTAAAACCAAAATTTCACAGGTTGTCAACAATTATTTGTACTTAATAGTGTTGTAGAAGTTGTTGCTACGTCGtattcaattaaaattttaactagTAGCTCCATAGTCTGAAACTCTGAATTGTGCATCAGTCTCATGTATGAGGTAAAGATGagctgccaaaaaaaaaaggtaaagatggctgtgggccggGCCGGCACGAAAAAAGGCTGACCCGTCACAAGCACGAAGTTGTGGCCATGGGCCGGGCCTAGGTCGACTCGACTCAGCACACTAAATTTAGTAGAATTAGGCTTAGGCACAACGGCCCGTCCCGATCGACACGACAGcccatgggcctgggccctgctTTGAACTTTTCAGCATGGCCGGCACGATGCAAAGTGGGCTCGGCTCATGGGCTTGCCCCGAAGCTCGACCATGCCTAGCCCACGGCCATCTTTACATAattacatgtatgcatctatgtAACTAGATATTAACTACTCCATAAATCTTATTGTATATAGAAGAATCTGGTATGATGGTTGTTAAATATCACCTTGAATTTTTTGGTGTTACAGGAGCTTATGTACTGTTTGTATTCTTTGAAACTAATTAACTGTCTCCAATTAAACTGATTCTTCGGTATTTATCACTCGTATTATTCATGAGCTGCAGGATTGAGTGTAACATTGGGATCAATACTTTTGTTTCTCATTGGATGGTGGATATACTCATTGATCAAGAAAAGAAAGATTGTCAAACAAAGAGCTAAATACTTTGACAGAAACGGCGGTCTGTTACTGCAGCAACAAATGTCTTCTGACGACAGCGTTGTAGAAAGAACTAAACTCTTCACCATTGGTGAGTTAGAGAAAGCCACCGACCATTTCAACGAAAACAGAATACTCGGAAGAGGAGGCCACGGTACAGTCTACAAAGGAATGCTCGGTGAAGGAAGAATTGTTGCTGTAAAGAAGTCGAAAATAGAGAAAGAAAGTCATATTGGGGTGTTCATCAACGAAGTGGTAATCATGTCACAAATTAATCACAGGAATATTGTCAAGTTACTAGGATGTTGTTTGGAGACGGAAGTCCCGTTGTTGGTTTACGAGTTTATCCCAAACGGAACTCTTCACCACCATATTCATAACCCGTCTGAAGAGTTCACAATCACTTGGAAAATGCGGTTACAGATTGCTTCTGATTCAGCTGCAGCACTTTCTTACTTACATTCATCTTCTTCTATTCCTATTTTTCATAGAGACATCAAATCATCTAACATACTTCTTGATGATAAGTACAGGGCTAAATTATCAGATTTCGGGACATCAAAATCAGTGGCTACTGATCAAACCCATGTAACAACCGAAGTCATGGGTACATTCGGGTATTTGGATCCAGGTTACTTCCAATCTAGTCAGTTTACAGAAAAGAGTGATGTTTACAGTTTCGGTGTAGTCCTCGTTGAGCTATTAACGGGGCAGAAGGCAATACGTGCTTTATCCGAAGAGGATAGGAGTTTGACATCATGGTTTCTTTCCCATATGGAAGACTCTCGTCTATTCGATATCATAGATTCTCAGATTGTGAAGAAGGATTTGAAGGAAGAGTTTCTCACTATTGCGAATCTTGCAAAACGATGTTTGAATTTGGATGGAAAGAAACGGCCGACTATGAAAGAAGTTTTGCTAGAGATTGAAACAGTATTGTCACTTCATGTGTCTGATGAAACAACCACCAAAGGTTTGTATTATGGTGATGTTTCGAGTTTTAGCACTTCTTATTTGGAAAGTGTATCTTCAAGTTCTGCTGAAGTGTCTCTGTTGTTCAGTCATTAGCATTTGGTATGCTCTATGTTGTTAAGGAGTACGTACTATATAATTTTTAGGACTGTATGTAGAAAAAGTCGCGTTTTTGGTGGACTCTTTTTTGGGTCGTTATCTATTTACACACATGTATAGTTGGACTTTTTAAAGATGAACGACCATTTTTTAAAGATGAACGACCATGATTACGGTTGTTACTTGTTAGTGTCAAATATTCCATTTGTGTAATGtgtagacctggttatcgggcggggcgggtcagggtcggtgcgggttaaaagagggtcgggtattgaaagggtcattttagcgggtcgataatgggcgggtcaaaacgggtcgcgggtcaatagcgggtcattagtgggcgggtcaataaacgagcaatgaaaaatgaaaaacaaaatagccatgtgcaagtacaagtaaatacaaAGCTATACacataattttttgtatcattactattttatttttcaaaataattgtagtataagtttgaccctataatgaccctgtccaataaaggccctgtccaataggagccctgcccaataaaagccctattaacttgaccctaaccctatatccattggactaccctgtccaatagacctggttattggacagggtaatccaatggatatagggttagggtcaagttaatagggcttttattgggcagggctcttattggacagggcctttattggacagggtcattatagggtcaaacttatactacaattattttgaaaattaaaatcgtaattatacaaaaaattacgtgtatagcttcgtatttacttgtacttgcacatggctattttgtttttcatttttcattgctcgtttattgacccgcccactaatgacccgcgacccgcttttgacccgcccattatcgacccgctaaaaatgaccctttcaatacccgaccctcttttgacccgccccgcccaataaccaggtc encodes:
- the LOC110799622 gene encoding wall-associated receptor kinase-like 8, which produces MLGKVLLNVIVALLWPILALFAVQQVFGGSAAVSQIALPNCPEKCGNITVPYPFGIGDECHYGTPFDDGRYFNLSCNNSVDPPILALGNKVEIVNITLKGELLVYYPISYRCYQSNTTVPSAEYEAFIRTRKFPLSTTRNIIGAIGCDTFVTLNGTMNNKRQFRSGCMTVCAASEDVDTRTCSGIGCCLVSIPDGVTNADLIFRSLDDQKLVKDFNPCSVAFVLSKDHAADDVLPYSIKQILTQDETYYRNLRFPVVFYWPVGNVTCETARKTGEYLCKGNSTCDDKLYQEGYRCQCNPGFEGNPYLHDCQDIDECADGNQNSCKKPALCVNTRGSHNCKCPKGYSGKGTLSDPCIPDLNAAQRGGYKLLVGLSVTLGSILLFLIGWWIYSLIKKRKIVKQRAKYFDRNGGLLLQQQMSSDDSVVERTKLFTIGELEKATDHFNENRILGRGGHGTVYKGMLGEGRIVAVKKSKIEKESHIGVFINEVVIMSQINHRNIVKLLGCCLETEVPLLVYEFIPNGTLHHHIHNPSEEFTITWKMRLQIASDSAAALSYLHSSSSIPIFHRDIKSSNILLDDKYRAKLSDFGTSKSVATDQTHVTTEVMGTFGYLDPGYFQSSQFTEKSDVYSFGVVLVELLTGQKAIRALSEEDRSLTSWFLSHMEDSRLFDIIDSQIVKKDLKEEFLTIANLAKRCLNLDGKKRPTMKEVLLEIETVLSLHVSDETTTKGLYYGDVSSFSTSYLESVSSSSAEVSLLFSH